Genomic segment of Thamnophis elegans isolate rThaEle1 chromosome 17, rThaEle1.pri, whole genome shotgun sequence:
ATCTTCTATCTGTACGACAGAATATAACTCGGGAACATCCAAAGTACAGGCGCTCATTTTGGGCCTGCAGCCTCCCCATACCAAAAACGTGCTTCAGGAGGGGTGACTGCAGTTTCCCACCCTGTTTTACACCTAGCAGTACTCTTGGAACCAAAAACAGTCCGCGAGGGTGGAGGCCCTCCCTCCTCATCTCTAGTTTTAGGCCTAACAGGCCTCCTTACAGTCTCAAAGTACACAAaaggggtcgggggggggggagacgcacACCCCACATGCCCCAATTTGAGACTAACGGGCCTCTCTGAAGTCTCCTGCGACCAAAAACAGGGCACAGAAGATGGGCGGCTCCACGCCCCTATGAACAGTTTTGGATAGATCCAGCCTCTGTGCAGCTTCCTGGGACTAAAAAGTGGCCGCGGGGAGGAGACCTGCTCTGCCCCCCAGCCCCATTTTGAGGCAGTACATCtcccttcagcctcctggtggtcaaAAGCAGGAGGCGGGTGGGAACTGCATCTCCCCCCGGCCCCGTTTTGGGCCAGCAGCTTCCTCACTGCCGCTTCCagggatgaaaaacaggccgaTGGGTTTCCCCGTGAAAAAGGGAGATTTTAAGTTTCTAGTCCACGTGGCAGTTGAGCAAGCTCAAATACCTAAATTCTCACTCAAGAGTGAGGGGGGCGGGGTGGCTTGATTCTTCTTTCTCCAAAAGCAGGGCACATCTACATccccactagctgataaccccgGCATTGCCTAGGTGtgtatttatagggggaaatatCTGGAGCAAATGTAATGTCTAATGTTGGACTTTCCCCCtttccagagggagcccccttctggagtcctgggaagccgttaccatggcaactacaGTGTGCTGTATAGTGGAAGCCATTTTgctgcagtacagtagaagccatttaaaggcacaacaggctgtatcttaacagaacaccgccctctctgaggggtgttaaggatgtcttacccccacaatatttgtttcagtATATAGATTAGGAGAACTCCCCCTCTTCCCCAATGTCATAAAAACAGTATAATTCTCACAAACGTGCCTAAAATCTCACGGGGTCACAGATTCCCAGTCAACAACAACAAGAGCCATTTGTCTCCTACCGACAGGATATTGACTACCGGACACAGGATCCCATCCGAAGTCCTCCAGTGGTGAAGGTCACCCAGTACAACCATGGGAAGCACATTGAAGAAACCGAACCGTCTCGCCATCGCTCCGGCAGCCGGTTTTCTCGCCTGGAGAGCCCAGATAGAGACCCAGATGGCAGAAGGACAGTGGACAGGAGAGGAACGACACAACAACATCAACCGGTAAGAGCTCAAAGCAGGCCATGGAGCCTGCGAACGGATCCAGACCGCCATCTCCGGCCACCACGTACTGATCCTAGCAGACAACGTAGCCACCAAGGCCCAGATGAACCGCCACGGGTTCACACACACTCCAGGTACCTCATGCAAGAAGCCGGGCAATTAATGCACTGGGAAGAAGGGCATCTTCTATCCGTGCAAGCAGAATATAACCTGGGAACCTCCGATGTACAGgagctccattttgggcctagcacgGCTCCCTGCTGTTTTTCTGGagccaaaaaagagagtgaaaatctgtgtgtgtcttatatacacagcatttttggcctcccttggcaaaaatggatgtgcagaaaaTTTGGGAGGCTCGTAAAATGTTCCTGGGgattggggaggacaaaaatgagcaaaaagcaggccatttttgccccccccccaacacagcCCTCAGACTCTTCAACCCCCAAGCCTCTGCATGAccccctttttttgtgaaaaacagcccattttttgctttgttttggggAGGGGCTGCCACTttaagagcctcccaaagctttgcatgcccccccccatcttttttgggcaaaaaaatgagtcctgcagagtgcaaaagctttttttttatttacgtCTTCAAAATCATGGGGCGTCTTATacttggagtataagacgcatctctCCTCCCTGGAACAAACACAGATGCATACACAcagagagccatttttatatacagtatatagattaGCAGAACTCCAACCCCTCTTCCCCAAtgtcataaaaacagtttaattcTCACAAACAAGCCtagattaaatattaaatttgcaCAATTGAATGCTGGAAGGATTTGGATTGTCTGAGAACAGGTGTGTCTGGGTCCGGACACCGAATTTAGCTTTCTAAATCCGCTCCTCACGATCTCGTAAAATCTCACGGGATCGCGGATTCTCATTCAACAACAACAAGAGCCATTTGTCTCCTACCGACAGGATGCCGACTACCGGAGAACGAATCCCATCCAAAGTCCTCCAGTGGCGGATGTCACCGACCGCAACCAGGGGAAGTACGTTCGAGAAACCGAACCGTCTCGCTATTGCTCCGGAGGCCGGTTTTCTCGGCTGGAGAGCCCAGATAGAGACCGAGATGGGAGAAGGTCAGCGGACAGAAGAGGAACGACGAGAGAACATCAATCGGCAAGAGATCGAAGCAGGTCACGGAGCCCTCGAAGGGATAGAGATCGCTGGTCACCACATACCGATTCTAGCAGAAAACGTAGGCACTAGGACCCAGATGAACCACCAAAAGGGAGGACCCACTCCAGGTAACTCTTACAAGAAGCCATgcagcctgcagcttcctgcaactAAAAACAGGCcacgggtgggggggggcacttcacactcccccccccccatgccctgttttgggtctAGCACCGCTCCCTGCTGTTACAAGTGTTATGtctgccttgtatgcagctttattcctctttAGTCTCCATCTCCAGTTTTGTGACTTTAGGATTTTCCTCCATTTGAGGCACTTCCTTTTGTTTCTATGTATTTACATTCCCGATGGCTTGTTTAACGTTTGAAGTGCATTTTGATTAAAACTACCTGAAAcacctgcagcctcctgggaccaaaaatgggccgtgtgggggtgggggtggcgccACACCTCACACACCTCTTGCAGAGGTGTGTGCGACCCCTGCGCAGGCTTGTGAGTCTACCGCATGCGCGCCCACCCACACCCCCCGCTTCCCAAATCTGGATTGTCTTGACGACTGCAGGGTTTTGCTCCAAAACTGACAAAAAGGTTGTTAAGTCAGGCGTGACTCGCTTAATAACCACATTAAGAGGTTCCTGTTCTGATTgtggtagtaagttgaggactatcttgtATCTTTTTCCATAGTTTTGGTTCTGGAATATGACTACCTTTTGTCTCTACGTAGTGCCCGGGGTGGTTTTTAAACCAAACCTGCTAAAGATAAAGATGTTTTTGATTAGAACTATAAGGTCTTTTCGACCACAAAGCTAAGACCTTTTGGATTGCAAAAGTACGATCTTTGTGAGTGCGAAAATTAAGGACTTTTAGATTACAATGTTTGCAAAAGTAACCATTATTTACTGCAAAAATCTTTTTCCCTGCAAAAATAAGATCTTCatgcttgcaaaaataaaacttttctgaCCGCaaaaacaggatttttttaaaacttcaaaaacaGGAATTTTTTTACTGCTAAAATAAGAATTTTTTTGACTGtaaaataagaatttttttttgactgtaaagataagaattttttttttgactgtaaaaataatattattgactgtaaaaaaaataaagccttTTGGATTGTAACGTCTTGAGCAACATCTCTTTTTTTACTGCTCGCTTCTTAGGGGCAGAAAGAAGAATTAGAAATTTTGCTGCAGAAATCGCAAGGCAAAACGTTGGCTGTCGATTCCTGCAGCAGAAttgccccttttgcgaccttctggcacaTTTCTGCGGAGAAATGATTCAGCTTGCTTTATAAAGTGCCACAATTGTCTTCTTTGTGGGTTAGCCAAGCAATAAAGTTCCTGTAGGTTTCATTTTAATGGGTTCAAAGATACCCCCCTCCCCGCAATCCTTACCACCCCAACCAAGGGTGCTTATATGTCAGGGAGCTGCCCACTTTTTCTCCCCAGGACTTCTGCTCTCACCAATTTTCCCCGAATCTCCTCTGTTATACTGCATTTTGTGTCCAACAGCCAATAAAAGGACGGATTTAGAACCCAAAAAAGTCTCTTGACCTTCTCTGGAAAACGAAAGGGTAGTGGGGATCGCTCTGCAGGGGCCGGATGAGATTACGGGGAGAGCATCTTTGAGTTTTTCGGCCTCTGCCTCTGAGCCTGGCCTGCTTTGCAGGGCCGTTGTGTGAAAAAGTAGGAGTGTCCCAGCTCCGCTTCGCTTCTTTGGAATTCTGCTCTGAAAAGAAGACCATGTAAGTGGCGTAATAAAGGATCTTGTGGGTGGAGGAAGTGGCCAattcaggaggaaggaaggaaaagaaaagggaaggagggagggaggagaaaaaaatgaaaggaaaagaaaaggaatgaatgaaaaagaacaggaaggatggaagagaaaagggagggcggcaggagcaaaataaaagaaagcgaaggaatgaatgaaaaacaaaaaaggatggaaggaaggagaaatggaaggaagcTGCCCAATCAGTGCCAGCCTTGCAGAGGcaagtgaaggaggggggggggggcttggtagGCAGCCCACCAGTCCTGTCCATCATGCAAATGGCCCacccatgttttcttttttttgcacatcacccctaatttttaaaaattatatttttttattttactggcTTTGGATTTCTTCGGCCACCAAACTTTTGCTCGATTTCCACTTTCCGCTGAAAAGCAGCACCAGCTTCGGACACGgcgccatggggggggggggagacatcaACTTTCCCCGCGTTCACCCCCGCCCGACCGGTCGGATGGTCTCACCCGGGTTCCAACGTTCCATCCGCAGCGCTTCCGCCTCCATCGCACCAATAGGAATCGGTCACGGCTCCGCCGCGCGCAGGGAGGACACGAGCatttcggaggggggggggaaggaagcaaAGACCCACGAATCGAAGCGCAGCAGCAGCGTAGAAAGAGGGAAATTAGTCAGAATCACGGAAGGAGGCGGGGCTTCTTCTTAGCCGCGCACAGGAAGGTTTGTAGACACGCCCACGTATATTACCGGCCTgagattgcaatagcaatagcagttagacttatataccgcttcatagggctttcagccctctctaagcggtttacagagtcagcatatcgcccccaacaacaatccgggtcctcattttacccacctcggaaggatggaaggctgagtcaaccctgagccggtgagattcgaacagccgaactgcagtcagctgaagtagcctgcagtgctgcatttaaccactgcgccacctcggctcttaatcttgcaataaaagatttatttttttcattccttcccttttcctcttccttccttctttccttttcctccctccctccatttcagtGGCATTTCTAAGCTGTGTCTTCTATTGGGTCTGAAAAGGAAGCGCTGGACTACACCGCCCATCATGCACAGACAGGGAGGACGGGGATTAGTAGCCAATGATAGAGATGGGGAAAAGGCGCGGTAGGTAGAAAAATGCGGCTGTCTTCTTCCTGCAGCTTGCAAGACCTCATCCAACGGTGGGATCCCTTGTAGGTTTTCGGGATGATTTGCAAAGGATCCTGGATCCACTCAGAGCCTGCTGCACCTGCCAGGTGCCTGGATCGGGCTTCAAGGCTGTAAGCCATCGGGGTCCTGTGCCAGTTTCACCCCTGGTATCTGCAAAACGACACCCATCCAGCCTCCGAGACAGAATTGgctacttaatagcaatagcagtacacttatataccgcttcatagggctttcagccctctaagcggtttacagagagtcagcatattgcccccaacaatctgggtcctcattttacccacctcggaaggatggaaggctgagtcaaccctgagccggtgagatttgaaccgctgaactgctgatctagcagtagcctgcagtgctgcatttaaccactgcgccaccttgtactTCCTCCACCCACAAGATTCTTTATTATATCATTTACATGGTCGTCTTTTCAGAGCAGAATTCCAAAGTGAAGCAGAGCTGGGACACTCCTACTTTGCTGCAAAACGGCCCTGCAAAGCAGGCCAGGCTGAAACACAGAGGCCAATAAAACTCAAAGAAGCTCTCCCCGTAATCTCATCTGGCCCCTGCAGAGCGATCCCACTACCCTTTTGTTTTCCAGAGCGGTTCAAGAGAGTTTCTTTTGGGTTCTAAATCCGTTCTTTTATTGGCTGTTGGATACAAAATGCAATATAACAGACGAGATTCAGGTAAAATCAGTGTAGAAGTCATGTGGGAAGGTCCCTGGCATCTAAAACCCCTGGGGTTGGGATGGGAAGGATTAGGGTGTGTCTTTGAATCCATTAAAAAAGTGTATAGCTAACACAAACAAGACAATTGCAGCATTGTGTGAAGCATGCTGGATCATTTCTCCACAGGTCTCCCCATCCTGATTTGGAGAGGTGCTGATTAGCCTTTCGCCTGCCCTGATCGGCTTAATGTTGGAAGCAACAAAGGGGACCTCAAGAATTAACTTAGTTCGAAGATAAATTTCTGggttggttttttggggggtggggtgggggggaagaaaggaagaggccaGAGAAATGTGCTCGTGGAAGGGCAGAGAGGGATAGTTTTCTTTtcggcagtcctcgacttacgacactagggtcatttcaaatccaaaataCAGATCAAGGAAAGGAGAGCTGGGATACATCAACTAAGAACTCACTAGATGTTACCCCTGGATGTATAAAATAGGGATACAAAgtttgaaaagggggggggaattggtcCCTCAtaaaaaacttggcaaggaaacGAAGAAAGCAGTTCCCTTGAGATTTCCACCAATGTCCATGTGATCCTCGCCATGCTGGTCGAAAGATGGGCTAACCATCCACATGGTTCTTAGGATGGCTCTGCTCTTTGGCGCCGTCTCCCCGGGTACATCTGCAAGAAAGGGACCGGGTTATCACTCCACAAGGCAGACATAAGACCTGTAACAGTAGGGGGGCTTGCTGGCCCAAAACAAACCAGAGGGAAGACAActccccctctgcccccccccttttggtcTCAGGAAGTTTAAGGGAGaattgctaggcccaaaacagggaaTGGGAGTGTGTGCAATTCCCTCCTGCAGCCCATTTTGAGCATAAAGAGGCTGCAGGGATGGCTgttgggcccaaaacagagccatGGTGTGCAgctcctccccccacctcttttTGGCCCAAGGAGGGAGGGTGCAGGGGAGCCTGTTAGGCCTAAAATAGGGCATGGGGGGTACGGCTCCCCTCCCTCACAGTCCATTTTCTGATTGCAGGAGGCTGCAGGAagccctgctaggcccaaaacggggagaGGGCGAGTGATGCCCCTCTGCCCAGTGCTCCAATTGCCGGGCTTCTCATATGAGGTACCTGGAGTAGGTGCTCCCTTGGCGGTTCATATGGGCCTTGGTGGTTACGTCGTCTGCTAGGATCAGTATGTGATGGCTGGAGATGGTGGTCTGGACCCATTGGAGGGCTACATGGCCTGTTGGAATCTCTTTCCTGTTGATGTTCTTTCGTCATTCCTCTTCTGTCCACAGGCCTTCTGCCATCTGGGTCTCTATCTGGGCTCTCCAGCCGAGAAAACCGGCGTCCGTAGCGATCATGTGACGGTTCGTTTCCTTGAATGTGCTGATTGTGGTCAGTGGCATCCACCCCTGGAGGACTTCTGATGGGACCCAGTCTTCGGTAGTTGGATTGCTCCTGCCGGATTTCTGAGTAGGCAGGAGGAGCCATTGTAAGATCCTGGTATGCAGACGTGCCCCGGGAACAATGGAGACGCACGACACCATCTTGCCTAACAATTGTGAGACGAGGTCGAGAGGCACCATTCGGTCCAATCCGATCTGGTTCGCCAGAGCGCTGATGTTGTCCTGGAACAGGCAAACTATGCATGTCGTCTCTATAGATGCTGATAGGTGGAGCATCCTGTCGGTAGGAGGCAAGTGGCTCTTGTTGTTGACTGTGAATCCCTGATTCCCTGAAGGACCCTGAAGGACCCTGATCGTGATGAGTAGATCCTCTCTGGCGTGGAGGTGACAGGACGATTCGATCCACATGTCGGCCAGATAGTGTTGGACGCGAATAGGGATAGTCCTGAGGAGAGCTGAGAGTGTCACTAGTATCTTTGTGAGGGCTCTGTACTGGTAATGCTTGGGATCTAGTGACATCAGGAAGTCGCCCACCTGCATGCTGTCCAGTATGGACTGGATTTTTAGTCTCTTGTACAAAAAATGCTTGTTGAGTCATATTACGTGGAGAATCACTCTCCATCTCATCAAAGCCTTTGGGACTAAAATCCCCAGTTGCTGCTGACCCTCTGGAGGCTTGGCTCTGAAGACTTCTGGAGGAGTGAGGGAAGGACTGACTTCCATTGCCTCCAAATGGTCGTTTGGATTGGAACTGCTGCTTGCTCCTGACTCTATATCCGGCCCTATCGGATTGGCGATCAGGTCGCTGGAAGTATGCCCTCTGCGGTTGTGACAAGTTGTCTGTGGTGTCCGCTGCCCTGAAGGAAGGCTTCTGAAAATGGGACTTTCGTTCAGTGTTTTTGAATATAGCGGGTAGGactttctttttgtctttggtCTCCTTGAGTAAAGGCTCTAAGGCCTCTCCGAATAGCTTTTCTCCTTTGAAGGGGGCAGAGGCCAACTTCCACTTGCACTTCATGTTTGACTGCcagtgacggagccacagcagtCGTCGGGCTGTCACGGATGAGGCGATGGCCCTGGAAGCAAACTTGACCGAAGTCAGGGTGGCATCTGCAGAGAATTCTGCCGCTGCTATCAGGTTATTGATGTCCTCATGTGTCTGGAGATCGGTGGCTGGGATTCTGGCTTGCATTTGTTTGAGCCAGATCAAGGAAGTTCTATTGAAGAAGGAAGCAGTCACCGCTGACTTAACCGCCCAGGAAGCTGACTGATAGACTTTGCGGAGTGTTATTTCCGATCTCTTGTCTTCTGGATTCAAAGCATCGTCTGTGTTACTGGACAGAACGGGGAGGGGGGCTAAGGCCACCACAGGCCCATCGACTGTTGGCATTTCTAATGCCTCCAAGAGGTTCGGGGCCACATTGTAGAACACTTTGTCATTCACACCTAGAACCTGGCCACCCCCTGGTACGGCCCATTGTCGCTGGACGACATCCAGGAAAAATTTTGGGCAGGGGATCTCATCCTTATTTGTGGAAGGCTCTGAAAATAACAAATTATTAGGGTCAGATAAGGCCGGATCTGAGGCGGCTGGATCTGCTTCTATCCGAGCAGTGGCTTTCGCTTTCTGGAGCAGCGTCTTAAACAAGGCAGGGTTGAAGAGACCTACGAAGCCATGGACGTCTGGAGTCCCTCCTTCATCCAGTGGCAATTCTGTAGGTCCCTCAATGACTGAGAGGGATTGTGggatgttcatggaaggaggagCCTGCCCCTGGCTTACAGTGTTGTCAGAGACTGCAGAGGGTGACGGGCGTTGTCGTTGGATGCCTGCAGCAATGCCCTGAGCAATGGCCTCTGAGATGATCCGTCTCATCTGCGGGGTCATTTCCGGCTCTTGGGTCTCTGGAGGAGGGACGGAAGGCTTTGCCCTCTTAGCAGCCGGCTCCTCCGAAGGACTTTCCGGCGGGAGCGGAGTCGAAGCAGGAGGAAGGGGCGAAGGCTGAGCGGGCTCCACCACTGGGAGCTCCGGCTGAGGAAGTTCCTCTCTGGCGCCATCTGGTGGACAAGACGGGCTAGGCGTCTCAACTGCCTTCGTTAGAGGTTGCAACGGCTGGGAAGCGCTGCAAGCGGCAGCTCCGTCCACACGGGGGCGCTCCTGCTcctttgctgctgctgcggcgCCTACTGTGCTTAAAGCCTTTTTGGGCCTTTGCGCGGCTTTCGGGGCCTTCTTGGCGAGCGGGGCCTTCTTGGCGAGCGGCGCCTTGGGCCGGCCCCTGGGCGAGGCTCTGGCCGGGGCCGGTTTGGGCGTGGAGGGGGATCCCTTGGCCACGCCAGGCTTGGGGGCGGACAGATCCACCTTTTCCCCACTCACCGGCTCCTTAGGAGGCTCCATAGCCGGGAGGCGCTCCCTGGGAGAGACCGAGGCGGCTAGTTGGAAGGCCGCCGAGAGAGTTTGCACCGGAGTGTCGGGCAGGGACTCCCGCGCCCTTCGCAGGCCCAAGGGGGGGCGCTTCACAAGGGATCGGAGCTCGGAGCGGGAGGCAGCCGGAGAAAGACCGGGGAACTCGCCTGTCCTGGATAAGCGGGGAGCCTCTGGGTCTCCTCAGGCGATCGGAGTCTGAAGTGACTCTCTGAGGGAAGGAGACGCTGCGCAGATCCGATTGGCTGCCTGTCTGAGGAGAATTACGCAGGCAGCGTTAACCCTTTTCCCGCCTACTCGCTCTGGCCACACCCGAAGGATGGAATAGGCCATCCACCCTGCCCATCATTCAAAAGTCCCGCCCCCTTCCTCCATGGCTGTAAATCACCTCAGATTATTTTTTCAGCACATGgtcctcttccttttttaaaattcattttaaattttttttttattttacattgacTTTGGATTTCTTCGCCCACGAAATCTTTGCCCTTTTTCCGCTGAAAATCAGCACCAACTTCGGGCCATGGCGCGAAAAGCCACTTTGACCGCGACCGCCCCCGCCCGGATGGTCTCGCCCGGGCCCCAACGTCCCTACAGCGCGCTCCCGCCTCCCTCGCACCAATTGGAAGCGACCAGAGCTCCACCGCGCGCAGAGAGGGCGCGACCATTtcggaggagaggggggaaactAAGAGGACCAACGAATGGAAGCGTACCAGCAACGTAGGAAGATTGAAATGAGCCTGAATCACGGAAGGAGGCGAGGCTTCCTTAGCCACGCCCATGAGGTTTTGAGGACACGCCCACGTACGTTACCTGCCTGATATCAATAAAAGATTATTCATTCCTTtgcattctttttctccttccttttttctttttccttccttccttccactggcATTTCTAAGCTGTGTCTTCCATTGAAAAACTCTTTCCTAGCTGTGGGTCTGAAAAGGAAGTGCTGGACTACACTGCCCATCACGCACAGCCAGGGAGGACGGGGATTAGTAGCCAATGATAGAGATGGGGAAAGGACGCGGAAGATAGAAAAATACGCCTGTCTTCTTCCTGAAGCTTCCAAGACCTCATCCGACAGTGGGATCCCTTGTAGGTTTTCAGGACGATTTGCAAAGGATCAAAACATCCTGGATCTACTCCTGCCAGGTGCCTGGATCGAGTTGTCCGGTGGGGCTTCAAGGTTATCGGGGTCCGATGCCAGTTTCACCCCTGGAAGCTGCAAAACGACACCCGTCCTGCCCCAGAGACAGAAATGGCTACTTCCTCCACCCACAAGATCCTTTATTATATCATTTACATGGTCTTCTTTTCAGAGCAGAATTCCAAAGAAGCGAAATGGAGCTGGGATACTTTGCCACACAACAGCCCTGCAAAGCAGGCCAGGCTCTGTGGCAGAGGCCGATAAAACGCAAAGATGCTCTCCCCAGAATCTCATCCCGCCCCTGCAGAGCGATCCCACTACCCTTTCGTTTTCCAGAGCGGCTCAAGAGACATTTTTTGGTTCTAAATCCGTCCTTTTATTGGCTGTTGGACAGAGTTTGATATCACAGACGAGATTCGGGAGAGATTAGTGAGCGTGGAAGTCAAGCGGAGAAAAAATGGGCAGCTCCCTGGCATCTAAGCCCCCGGGGTTGGGATGGGAAGGATTGGGGTGTCTGTGTCTTTAAACCCATTAAAACAACTGTGATGATAAGCTTCATGTCCGTGTCAcgaacttaataactgcagcgattTGCTTAGACGGTGGCGAGGAAGGGGGGGCAACCACACACCCCAACATCTTGCTGTAGTAcagaaattgtggttgtaagtcgaggagtagcgGCATTTCAAAACTAAAACACGGATCGAGCAACGGAGCTCTTGGATACATCAACTAACTCACTGGACGTCACTCCCGGACGTATTAGATGGGAGATATAAAATTCGAaccagggggaggggagaaaggaatgccccccccctccacaaaaAACTTGGAAGGAAATGAAGAAGACTCTTGCTTTGAGATTTCCACCAATATCGATGCGACCCTCTCCATGCCCGTCGAAAGACGGGCTAACCATATGCCTGGTTCTTAGGATGGCTCCCCTCTTTGGCGCCGTCTCCCCGAGTGGATCTGCAAGAAAGGCACCGTGTTATCACTCCACAGGGATGGCCGGGGATCACATAAGATTTTAGAAACCTCCACCTACAAGGCAGCTTTTCTGGACCCTG
This window contains:
- the LOC116519972 gene encoding uncharacterized protein LOC116519972; the protein is MEPPKEPVSGEKVDLSAPKPGVAKGSPSTPKPAPARASPRGRPKAPLAKKAPLAKKAPKAAQRPKKALSTVGAAAAAKEQERPRVDGAAACSASQPLQPLTKAVETPSPSCPPDGAREELPQPELPVVEPAQPSPLPPASTPLPPESPSEEPAAKRAKPSVPPPETQEPEMTPQMRRIISEAIAQGIAAGIQRQRPSPSAVSDNTVSQGQAPPSMNIPQSLSVIEGPTELPLDEGGTPDVHGFVGLFNPALFKTLLQKAKATARIEADPAASDPALSDPNNLLFSEPSTNKDEIPCPKFFLDVVQRQWAVPGGGQVLGVNDKVFYNVAPNLLEALEMPTVDGPVVALAPLPVLSSNTDDALNPEDKRSEITLRKVYQSASWAVKSAVTASFFNRTSLIWLKQMQARIPATDLQTHEDINNLIAAAEFSADATLTSVKFASRAIASSVTARRLLWLRHWQSNMKCKWKLASAPFKGEKLFGEALEPLLKETKDKKKVLPAIFKNTERKSHFQKPSFRAADTTDNLSQPQRAYFQRPDRQSDRAGYRVRSKQQFQSKRPFGGNGSQSFPHSSRSLQSQASRGSAATGDFSPKGFDEMESDSPRNMTQQAFFVQETKNPVHTGQHAGGRLPDVTRSQALPVQSPHKDTSDTLSSPQDYPYSRPTLSGRHVDRIVLSPPRQRGSTHHDQGPSGSFRESGIHSQQQEPLASYRQDAPPISIYRDDMHSLPVPGQHQRSGEPDRIGPNGASRPRLTIVRQDGVVRLHCSRGTSAYQDLTMAPPAYSEIRQEQSNYRRLGPIRSPPGVDATDHNQHIQGNEPSHDRYGRRFSRLESPDRDPDGRRPVDRRGMTKEHQQERDSNRPCSPPMGPDHHLQPSHTDPSRRRNHQGPYEPPREHLLQMYPGRRRQRAEPS